In Desulfosediminicola ganghwensis, a single window of DNA contains:
- a CDS encoding ABC transporter ATP-binding protein → MTTPILKVTGLTMDFGGIRALNKLDLDVHSGEIVALIGPNGAGKTTFFNCVTGIYMPTAGDVMLTPPGAGKSTSLKGLKPNYVTKKGLARTFQNIRLFPKMTVLENVMIGRHCRTKAFILGAIFRGPATRREEQEIMEMSYSLLEKIGLAEFANERADNLSYGAQRRLEIARALATEPLLLLLDEPAAGMNPQETQELIDLIREISSDGQAILLIEHDMKLVMTLSDRIFVMDYGKKIAEGKPEEIRTNPDVIKAYLGEDVDA, encoded by the coding sequence ATGACTACCCCAATATTGAAAGTTACCGGCCTTACCATGGATTTCGGCGGTATTCGTGCGCTGAATAAACTGGACCTTGATGTACACTCCGGAGAGATTGTCGCTCTTATCGGTCCCAATGGTGCAGGCAAGACCACATTCTTCAACTGTGTTACCGGTATTTATATGCCCACAGCTGGAGATGTGATGTTGACTCCTCCGGGAGCTGGTAAGAGTACCAGCCTCAAAGGGCTGAAGCCAAACTACGTTACGAAGAAAGGTCTGGCCAGAACATTTCAGAACATCCGGCTTTTTCCTAAAATGACGGTGTTGGAAAATGTTATGATCGGCCGGCATTGCCGAACAAAAGCCTTCATTCTCGGTGCAATTTTCCGCGGCCCTGCTACCCGTAGGGAAGAGCAGGAAATAATGGAGATGAGCTACAGTCTTCTGGAGAAAATCGGCCTTGCAGAATTTGCGAATGAACGAGCCGACAATCTCTCGTATGGCGCGCAGAGAAGATTGGAAATAGCCAGAGCTCTCGCCACGGAACCGCTTCTGCTTCTACTCGATGAACCTGCTGCTGGAATGAATCCCCAGGAGACTCAGGAACTTATTGATCTGATAAGGGAAATATCCTCTGATGGTCAGGCAATTCTACTCATTGAGCATGATATGAAATTGGTTATGACGCTTTCTGACAGAATCTTCGTTATGGATTATGGTAAGAAGATAGCCGAGGGCAAGCCTGAGGAGATCCGTACCAATCCAGATGTTATCAAGGCATACTTAGGTGAGGACGTAGATGCTTAA
- a CDS encoding ABC transporter ATP-binding protein, producing MLKLENVQAGYGNILALKDVSLEINEGEIITLIGANGAGKSTTLMAISGVVACRSGKILFNGDEIQGRNSDEIVKKGLCQVPEGRHIFPQLTVRENLDMGAFLRNDKAEIKKDIEYVFDLFPILAERRNQDGGTLSGGEQQMLAMSRALMARPQLLLLDEPSMGLAPLVIKQIFEIIKQINSENNTTIFLVEQNANQALHIADRGYVLENGAITLSGPASDLLANQDVQKAYLGI from the coding sequence ATGCTTAAACTCGAGAATGTACAGGCAGGTTATGGCAACATCCTTGCCTTGAAAGATGTGAGCCTGGAGATTAATGAGGGTGAGATAATTACCCTCATCGGGGCAAACGGCGCAGGCAAAAGTACTACCTTGATGGCGATTTCCGGAGTTGTAGCTTGCAGATCCGGTAAAATTCTGTTTAATGGTGATGAAATTCAGGGCAGGAACTCTGATGAGATCGTCAAGAAAGGGCTTTGTCAGGTGCCTGAAGGAAGGCATATTTTTCCGCAGCTGACTGTGCGGGAAAATCTTGATATGGGTGCGTTTCTAAGGAATGACAAGGCGGAAATCAAGAAAGATATTGAGTATGTTTTCGATCTTTTTCCCATTTTAGCCGAGAGACGAAACCAGGATGGCGGAACCTTGAGTGGTGGTGAACAGCAGATGCTCGCCATGTCACGTGCGCTTATGGCGCGGCCGCAACTGCTGCTTTTGGATGAACCGTCCATGGGGCTTGCCCCGCTGGTGATCAAACAGATTTTTGAAATAATCAAGCAGATAAATTCAGAAAACAATACAACAATTTTTCTTGTCGAGCAGAACGCCAACCAGGCGCTGCACATTGCGGACAGAGGATATGTACTGGAGAACGGAGCCATTACCCTGAGTGGACCGGCCAGTGATCTTCTGGCGAATCAGGATGTGCAGAAAGCCTATCTGGGAATCTGA